CCAGGCGAGGAAGCGATCGAACGCGGGCGGCAAGGTGCGCCGCGCCAGGTGGAAACCGCCAATGCGGGCCGCCAGTGTGGCAGCGGCGATGACAGCAATCATCGGCAGATAGCTCATTGGCGCGCCCGCGATTCAACGATCGTGCCGAGCAGCGCGGCTCCGCAGGATGCGATCGGCAGGGCAACGCCGCCGCTCATGAACTGCGTCAGCAGCAGCATCAGCGCCGCAGCGAACGTGGCGACGACAATCGCCATCCGAGTGTGTACCAGCGGGCGGAGCAGCGCGATGAATGTGAGCGGGAAGAGGAACGCGAGCCCGATCCGCTCCGGATCCGGCAGGGCAGAGCCAAACAGAATGCCTGCCAGCGTCGCGAGGTTCCAGATGACGTACAGGCTCAACCCGCTGCCGAGCATGAACGCAGCAATGCCGCGATGTTCGCGCGCGTGCTGAATCGTCAGACCGAAGCCTTCGTCGGTGAGGACGGCCCCGCCGATCTCGGGGCGTGGGCGCTCGTGCGGGTCCATTAGTCGGCGCAGGACCATGCCATACAGCAGATGGCGCAGATTCAGCAG
This is a stretch of genomic DNA from Thermomicrobiales bacterium. It encodes these proteins:
- a CDS encoding AzlC family ABC transporter permease; translation: MSSSQPASIEADGTQPVDTLQTFRRGFLAAMPLWPGVIPFSVAIAVAARATGFSAVETQLLSLTVFAGAAQATIVSMTASGAAAISVAFTTILLNLRHLLYGMVLRRLMDPHERPRPEIGGAVLTDEGFGLTIQHAREHRGIAAFMLGSGLSLYVIWNLATLAGILFGSALPDPERIGLAFLFPLTFIALLRPLVHTRMAIVVATFAAALMLLLTQFMSGGVALPIASCGAALLGTIVESRARQ